A genomic window from Treponema maltophilum ATCC 51939 includes:
- the clpA gene encoding ATP-dependent Clp protease ATP-binding subunit ClpA produces MKIGPKLQAVLKRAFAAAKRAKHEFLTPEHVLYAALEDDCVLNILLLCGTDPGFIRKDLEQYFAEKIPQGTGSEPIETLGYQSVMGRAVMQCASADKTTVELTDVLVSLLDEQKNHCSFYLKKAGLSRLALLETIGYVNSYADGDGFIQNVQGQNAHSQPAQAPAADRSDSEEAEEQPRKKTALERYARNLTAEAAKGGLEELIGREDELERTMQVLCRRVKNNPLHVGDAGVGKTAITEGLAVRIAKKQVPDLLRDFEIFSLDMGALVAGTKYRGDFEERIKKLTDELLKKEKAILFIDEIHTIIGAGSVSGGSLDASNLLKPVLTTGKIRCIGSTTFEEYSRLFEKDRALARRFQKIDIAEPSRDEAVRILQGVSKKYEAYHNVIYSKEALEAAVDLSAAYINERRLPDKAIDVIDETGSWLRLHAKPGSNSKPCGSEGLSDSAPVKVGTTLIEKTVARIARIPEHSVNNNEKERLRTLADDLKRNIFGQDDAIDAVAKAIKRARAGFGNPDKPVGCFLFAGPTGVGKTELAKSLAERMGVKLLRFDMSEYQEKHTVSRLIGSPPGYVGFEEGGLLTAAVRKEPHAVLLLDELEKAHGDIYNILLQVMDYASLTDNQGRSADFRNTVLIMTSNAGAENINKSFIGFGERSRSESAVQEAVERTFSPEFRNRLDAVIPFAHLSKAVIEDIVKKETAKLAERLAEKKVALRVKPEALARLAEEGYSQEFGARNISRTIDERLAAPLVDEILFGSLSNGGSVTVSEKDGGITLSFKKARRTSSAKKTEKQPDGQSA; encoded by the coding sequence TTGAAAATAGGTCCTAAATTGCAAGCCGTATTGAAACGGGCTTTTGCCGCGGCAAAGCGCGCAAAACACGAATTTCTTACTCCGGAACACGTGCTCTATGCGGCCCTTGAAGACGATTGCGTCCTCAATATTTTACTGTTGTGCGGAACGGATCCCGGTTTTATACGCAAAGATCTTGAACAGTATTTTGCCGAAAAAATACCGCAGGGAACGGGAAGCGAACCGATAGAAACGCTGGGCTACCAATCGGTGATGGGGCGTGCCGTCATGCAGTGCGCGTCGGCCGATAAAACGACCGTGGAACTCACCGACGTGCTGGTCAGCCTGCTCGATGAGCAAAAAAATCACTGTTCCTTCTATTTAAAAAAAGCGGGCCTGTCGCGCCTTGCACTTTTGGAAACGATCGGCTATGTAAACTCGTATGCCGACGGCGACGGCTTTATTCAAAACGTTCAGGGGCAAAACGCTCACTCGCAGCCGGCTCAAGCTCCCGCCGCGGACAGAAGCGACTCCGAAGAAGCCGAAGAGCAGCCGCGTAAAAAAACGGCTTTGGAACGTTATGCGCGCAACCTTACCGCCGAAGCCGCAAAAGGCGGTCTTGAAGAATTGATCGGCAGAGAAGACGAACTGGAAAGAACCATGCAGGTGTTGTGCCGCAGAGTAAAGAACAATCCGCTGCACGTCGGAGATGCCGGCGTCGGAAAAACCGCAATTACCGAAGGCTTGGCGGTCCGCATCGCAAAAAAGCAGGTTCCCGATTTACTTCGGGATTTTGAAATATTCAGCCTCGATATGGGAGCCCTCGTAGCGGGAACAAAGTACCGCGGCGATTTTGAAGAACGCATAAAAAAACTTACCGATGAGCTTTTAAAGAAAGAAAAAGCGATCTTATTTATAGATGAAATTCATACGATTATCGGGGCGGGTTCGGTTTCCGGCGGCAGTTTGGACGCGTCGAATCTTTTAAAACCCGTTTTGACGACGGGAAAAATACGCTGCATAGGCTCGACCACTTTCGAAGAATATTCGCGTTTGTTCGAAAAAGACCGCGCGCTTGCCCGCCGTTTTCAAAAAATCGATATTGCGGAACCCTCGCGCGACGAAGCCGTGCGTATTTTGCAGGGCGTAAGTAAAAAATACGAAGCCTACCACAACGTCATTTATTCGAAAGAAGCGCTTGAAGCGGCCGTCGACCTTTCGGCGGCGTACATAAACGAACGGCGCTTGCCCGACAAAGCGATCGACGTTATCGATGAAACAGGCTCTTGGCTGCGTCTGCACGCAAAGCCCGGAAGCAATTCAAAGCCTTGCGGAAGCGAAGGTTTATCCGATTCGGCGCCCGTAAAAGTCGGCACCACCCTGATCGAAAAAACCGTCGCCCGCATTGCGCGCATCCCCGAGCACAGCGTAAACAACAACGAAAAAGAAAGGCTGCGCACCTTGGCCGACGATTTAAAGCGCAATATTTTCGGGCAGGACGACGCGATAGACGCCGTTGCAAAAGCGATAAAAAGAGCGCGGGCCGGATTCGGTAACCCCGACAAACCCGTCGGCTGTTTTTTGTTTGCGGGCCCCACGGGTGTCGGCAAAACCGAACTTGCAAAATCCCTCGCCGAACGCATGGGCGTAAAGCTTTTGCGCTTCGACATGAGCGAGTATCAGGAAAAGCACACGGTCAGCCGCCTTATAGGCTCGCCGCCCGGCTATGTCGGATTTGAAGAGGGCGGACTTTTAACGGCGGCCGTGCGCAAAGAACCGCACGCCGTTCTTTTGCTCGATGAACTGGAAAAGGCGCACGGCGACATTTACAATATTTTGCTGCAAGTTATGGATTACGCTTCGCTTACCGACAATCAGGGACGAAGCGCCGACTTCCGCAATACGGTTTTAATAATGACAAGCAACGCCGGCGCGGAAAACATCAACAAATCCTTTATCGGCTTCGGGGAGCGCAGCCGAAGCGAAAGCGCCGTACAGGAAGCAGTGGAACGCACTTTCAGCCCCGAATTCCGCAATCGTTTGGATGCGGTTATTCCTTTCGCCCATTTAAGCAAGGCGGTTATCGAAGACATCGTAAAAAAAGAAACGGCAAAACTTGCCGAGCGCCTTGCCGAGAAAAAAGTTGCGCTGCGCGTAAAACCGGAAGCACTCGCCCGCTTGGCCGAAGAAGGCTATTCGCAGGAATTCGGTGCGCGCAACATAAGCCGCACAATAGACGAACGGCTCGCCGCTCCCTTGGTAGATGAAATTCTGTTCGGTTCTTTGTCGAACGGAGGAAGCGTTACCGTATCCGAAAAAGACGGCGGCATAACGCTTTCGTTCAAAAAAGCACGCCGCACTTCTTCCGCAAAAAAAACCGAAAAGCAGCCGGACGGACAAAGCGCATGA
- a CDS encoding ATP-dependent Clp protease adaptor ClpS, which produces MDLSVNEAGLAAGEKVFADEPPEYKVILLNDDYTTKEFVTEVLVRIFRKTPEEAVTLMEKVHTSGSAVVGIYVYDIAATRTSATIQAARKNGFPLQCAMERV; this is translated from the coding sequence ATGGACTTGAGCGTTAACGAAGCGGGCCTTGCAGCGGGCGAAAAGGTTTTTGCCGACGAGCCGCCCGAATACAAGGTGATTTTACTCAACGACGATTATACGACAAAAGAATTCGTTACCGAAGTTTTGGTTCGCATATTCCGAAAAACGCCGGAAGAAGCCGTAACACTTATGGAAAAAGTGCATACGAGCGGCTCGGCTGTCGTCGGCATATACGTATACGACATAGCGGCAACCCGTACATCCGCAACGATACAGGCGGCGCGGAAAAACGGCTTCCCGCTTCAGTGTGCGATGGAGAGAGTATAG
- a CDS encoding LacI family DNA-binding transcriptional regulator has translation MSVTIKDIAVAAGVSRGTVDRVLHSRAGVNSKVAQKVRRIADELGFVPNRAGKILAARKQPMLFGCLLPDIGNPFFDDIIAGFRRAEKELSDFGVSLHIEHIKGFDISTHIHTIENLASMNLSGLCIATMDIPEIQYTIQNLIDKGLPVISVNTDIPDTERLCYVGPDYVNEGHTVAGMISLLTKTQLRILIITGSFHVRGHNERIKGFIQGLKDRHSTYTVLGTFESLDDGECAYKETLTALEKYPETNCIFIAAAGVEEVCKAVRLWCKKSGSRKKPYILSFDDMPAIKYLVKEGFIDFTICQEPEQQGYMAVSKLFSYLMDEKKGKPDDYITSTIIKIRENI, from the coding sequence GTGTCGGTTACCATAAAAGATATAGCGGTTGCAGCAGGTGTTTCGCGCGGCACAGTAGATCGTGTATTACATAGCCGTGCCGGTGTAAATTCCAAAGTAGCACAAAAAGTTCGTCGTATCGCCGATGAATTGGGATTTGTACCGAATAGGGCCGGCAAAATCCTTGCTGCACGTAAACAGCCAATGCTGTTTGGCTGTTTGCTTCCAGATATAGGGAATCCTTTTTTTGATGATATTATTGCCGGATTCCGCCGGGCAGAAAAAGAATTAAGTGATTTCGGAGTATCCTTGCACATAGAACATATAAAAGGTTTTGATATTTCCACTCATATTCACACGATTGAGAATTTAGCTTCCATGAATCTTTCCGGATTATGTATTGCAACAATGGATATACCTGAAATTCAATATACAATACAAAACCTTATCGATAAGGGACTTCCGGTTATCAGTGTAAATACGGATATTCCGGATACCGAACGATTGTGCTATGTAGGACCGGATTATGTAAATGAAGGTCATACAGTTGCAGGTATGATATCTCTTTTAACAAAGACCCAATTACGAATTCTAATTATTACGGGTTCTTTTCATGTCCGAGGGCATAACGAACGTATTAAAGGCTTTATTCAGGGGTTAAAAGACAGACACTCTACTTATACGGTTTTAGGGACATTTGAATCATTGGATGACGGCGAATGTGCATATAAGGAAACACTAACAGCTTTAGAAAAATATCCGGAGACAAATTGCATATTTATAGCTGCTGCAGGAGTTGAAGAGGTTTGCAAAGCCGTTCGTTTGTGGTGCAAAAAAAGCGGCTCCAGAAAAAAACCTTATATCTTATCATTTGATGATATGCCTGCTATAAAATATTTGGTAAAAGAAGGCTTTATTGACTTTACGATTTGTCAAGAACCCGAGCAGCAAGGATATATGGCTGTTTCAAAATTATTTTCGTATTTGATGGATGAAAAAAAAGGCAAACCGGACGATTATATAACTTCTACGATTATAAAAATCAGAGAAAATATATAA